In the genome of Ancylomarina subtilis, one region contains:
- a CDS encoding MutS-related protein — translation MIFGTDKQTKQDLNLFSKSKGDLSVFDFYNRTKTKGGLLKLENLMESPSCDLNEINQRIETIRFICDHQVKYNFDKDALDFIEHYLNQNTDILRSNLIDSSLTWVKNQIKPSNEYYIITRGVEYVKTYIQGLSVLVNGFNQADVPVFFTKLVQAVGEFEALPRIKKILNSKHDQFSTLELSHLDNLIRSNEKGRVLELLRLTYQLDAYMSVAETAGEKSLAFPEYIESEAPCLKIESFYHPFLEAPVANDIETGSHQNLCFVSGANMAGKSTFLKSIGLCLYLAHVGFPVPAKSMTCSVFKGLYSTINISDDIEKGHSHYYSEVKRVKDIALKIREYKKVFVIFDELFRGTNVKDAYDATLLVTSGFVKIKTSLFFISTHIVEVGHELEKLDGTCFKCFSSRLEEGKPKYDYKLEEGISAERLGLTIVENEKIMEIIEELVAESAAKVKVY, via the coding sequence ATGATTTTTGGAACAGATAAACAGACTAAGCAAGATTTAAATTTATTCTCAAAGTCAAAGGGAGACCTCTCTGTTTTTGATTTTTACAATCGGACAAAAACCAAAGGAGGCTTGTTGAAATTGGAGAATTTAATGGAAAGCCCATCCTGCGATTTGAATGAAATCAATCAGCGAATAGAAACGATTCGATTTATTTGTGATCATCAAGTTAAATATAATTTTGATAAGGATGCCCTGGATTTTATAGAGCATTACCTGAATCAAAATACCGATATTCTTAGGAGCAATTTAATTGATTCCTCCCTTACTTGGGTTAAGAATCAAATAAAACCCTCCAACGAGTACTATATCATTACAAGGGGAGTTGAATATGTGAAGACCTATATTCAGGGACTTTCCGTCTTGGTCAATGGGTTTAATCAGGCAGATGTACCTGTGTTTTTTACAAAGCTGGTTCAGGCTGTTGGTGAATTTGAAGCCTTGCCTCGTATTAAGAAGATTCTCAATTCGAAACATGATCAATTCTCAACTCTCGAATTAAGTCACCTCGATAATTTGATAAGAAGCAATGAAAAGGGACGGGTGCTCGAGCTCTTGAGACTCACTTATCAGCTTGATGCCTATATGTCTGTTGCCGAAACGGCTGGGGAAAAGTCTTTGGCATTCCCGGAATATATAGAATCTGAAGCACCTTGTTTAAAAATTGAGAGTTTCTACCACCCTTTTTTGGAAGCTCCTGTTGCCAATGATATCGAAACGGGTAGTCATCAAAACCTGTGTTTTGTTTCGGGAGCCAATATGGCAGGAAAGTCTACTTTTTTGAAGTCGATCGGCTTGTGTCTGTATCTCGCTCATGTTGGTTTCCCTGTGCCAGCCAAATCCATGACTTGTTCTGTCTTTAAAGGTCTGTATTCTACCATCAATATATCGGATGATATAGAAAAAGGGCATAGCCACTATTACAGCGAGGTGAAACGGGTGAAGGATATAGCTTTGAAGATAAGGGAGTATAAGAAGGTCTTTGTTATTTTTGATGAACTGTTTAGGGGAACCAATGTGAAGGATGCCTATGATGCCACCTTGCTGGTGACCAGCGGGTTTGTGAAGATTAAGACTTCCCTGTTTTTTATATCGACGCATATTGTTGAGGTTGGTCATGAACTGGAAAAATTGGATGGAACCTGTTTCAAGTGTTTTAGCTCTCGCCTTGAAGAGGGGAAACCCAAATATGATTATAAACTTGAAGAGGGTATTTCTGCGGAACGGCTCGGTTTAACCATTGTTGAAAACGAGAAGATTATGGAAATTATTGAAGAGCTTGTGGCGGAGTCAGCTGCTAAGGTAAAAGTTTATTAG